Below is a window of Janthinobacterium lividum DNA.
GATCAAGCGGCTGACGGCGTGGCGTTCCATGTATTCCGACATGTCGAAACGGATCAGCTCGATACCGAGGATGAAGGCCAGTTGCTTGGCCACCTCGGTCTTGCCGACACCGGTCGGACCGGAGAACAGGAAGGAGCCGATCGGCTTGTCCGTCTTGCCCAGGCCGGCACGCGCCATCTTGATGGCCGAAGCGAGCGCGTCGATGGCGGGATCTTGCCCGAACACGACATTGCGCAAGTCGCGGTCTATCGTTTGCAGCTTGCTGCGGTCGTCCTGATTGACCGTTTGCGGCGGAATGCGCGCGATCTTGGCTATGATGTCCTCGATCTCGGCCTTGCCGATGGTTTTCTTTTGCTTCGACTTCGGCAGGATGCGCTGCGCCGCGCCCGCTTCATCGATGACGTCGATCGCCTTGTCGGGCAAGTGGCGGTCGTTGATGAAGCGCGCCGCCAGTTCGGCCGCCGTCGACAGGGCCGAAGCCGAGTACTTCACGCCATGGTGCTCTTCGAAACGCGATTTCAAGCCGCGCAGGATCTGCACGGTTTGCTCGACGGTCGGCTCGTTGACGTCCACTTTCTGGAAGCGGCGCGACAAGGCATGGTCTTTTTCGAACACGCCGCGGAATTCCGTGTACGTGGTCGCGCCGATGCATTTCAGCTGGCCGTTGGCCAGTGCCGGTTTCAGCAGGTTCGACGCATCCAGGGTACCGCCCGAAGCCGAGCCAGCACCGATGATGGTGTGGATCTCGTCGATGAACAGGATGCCGTTCGGATTGTCCTTCAATTGCTTCAGCACGGCTTTCAGGCGCTGTTCGAAGTCACCGCGGTATTTGGTACCGGCCAGCAAGGCGCCCATGTCCAGCGAATACACGACGGCATTTTGCAGGATTTCCGGCACATCGCTTTGCGTGATGCGGTACGCGAGGCCTTCGGCGATGGCCGTCTTGCCCACGCCCGCCTCGCCGACCAGCAGCGGATTGTTCTTGCGGCGGCGGCACAGTATCTGGATCACGCGGTCGACTTCTTCCTCGCGGCCGATCAGCGGGTCGATCTTGCCTTCGGCAGCGGCCTTGTTCAGGTTTTGCGTGAACTGGTCGAGCGGGCTTTCCTTCGGCTGGCCATCGACGGGCGCTTCTTCCACGCCTTCAGAGGCTTTCGCGCTTTCCGTCGACTGGTCCTTGCGCACGCCGTGCGAAATGAAATTGACCACGTCCAGGCGCGTCACGCCCTGCTGGTGCAGGTAGTACACCGCATGCGAATCCTTTTCGCCGAAAATGGCCACCAGCACATTGGCGCCCGTGACTTCCTTCTTGCCATTCGAGGCGGACTGGACGTGCATGATGGCGCGCTGGATCACGCGCTGGAAACCAAGCGTTGGCTGGGTGTCGACTTCGCCCGTGCCAGGCACGGTCGGCGTGTTATCGCCAATGAAATTGGTGAGGGTCTTGCGCAGGTCTTCTATATTGACCGCGCAGGCACGCAACACCTCGGCAGCGGAGGGATTGTCCAGCAGTGCCAGCAGTAAATGCTCAACCGTGATGAATTCGTGCCGTGCCTGCCGAGCTTCGACAAACGCCATGTGCAAACTTACTTCTAATTCCTGCGCAATCATACTTCCTCCATCACGCACTGCAGGGGGTGCCCCGCCTTGCGCGCATGCGTTAAAACGAACTCCACTTTGGTACACGCTATATCTTTAGAGAACACGCCGCACACTCCTTTGCCGTAGCGATGAACACTGAGCATGATTTGCGTCGCCGTTTCACGGTCCTTGTTGAAATACTCCTGAATGATGGCCACCACAAATTCCATCGGGGTGTAGTCGTCATTGAGCAAGGCTACCTGGTAGAGCGGTGGCGGCTTCAGTACCTGCCGCTCCAGCAGGGTTTCTGTGTCGTGCTTGGTTGCCATACGCTTATTCTAATGCTTTCACAGTGGTTGTCATGCGCAATATCTACGCCTTTCCAATTGTTTTCAATCTTACGCGTTTTCTTAATAGTGCGCAGATGGCGACCTTGCTGTCAAAATCAAGAGTTGCTTTTTTGGTTGCCGTGAAGAATTTGGCAATATCGATGGAAAAGCGCTTGACTTCATTATTTATTCCGCCAACAATGGCTGTATCGACTGTTGCAGTAATGTACAGCTTGATAAGAAGTGAGACGTCGAGGAGGGGGCAAGAAGCTTCTTGCTTTTATGGCTCGTGTGATTTGTTTTAATTTTGAAAGTTCTTTTTATGGCAACAGGTACAGTTAAGTGGTTCAATGATTCCAAAGGTTTTGGCTTCATCACTCCAGATGACGGCGGCGAAGATTTGTTTGCTCACTTCTCCGCAATCAACATGAACGGTTTCAAGACCCTCAAAGAAGGTCAAAAAGTTCAATTCGAAGTCACGCAAGGCCCTAAAGGCAAGCAAGCTTCCAACATCCAAGCAGCCTAAGCATCGCCGGCCCTCAGATGTGAAAAACCCCGTCTCCTGACGGGGTTTTTTTTTCGTCCGCAGGGTGTGCGCACTGCGCCCCCTGCCCCTGCTATTACATGTGTTCGATCATCACTTCGCCGAAACCGGAGCACGACACTTGCGTGGCGCCTTCCATCAGGCGGGCAAAGTCGTAGGTGACGCGCTTCGAGGCGATCGACTTTTGCATCGATGAAATAATCAGGTCGGCCGCTTCCAGCCAGCCCATGTGGCGCAGCATCATTTCCGCCGACAGGATCAGCGAACCGGGATTCACGTAATCCTTGCCCGCGTACTTAGGCGCCGTGCCGTGCGTCGCTTCAAACATGGCGACGGAGTCGGACAGGTTGGCGCCCGGCGCGATGCCGATGCCGCCCACTTGCGCCGCCAGCGCGTCCGAAATATAGTCGCCATTCAAATTCAGGGTGGCGATGACGCTGTATTCGGCCGGACGCAGCAAAATCTGTTGCAGGAACGCGTCAGCGATGGAATCCTTGACGATGATGTCGCGGCCCGTCTTCGGATTCTTGAATTTGCACCAGGGGCCGCCATCGATCAGCTCGGCGCCGAATTCCTTTTGCGCCAGCGCATACGCCCAGTCGCGGAAGCCGCCTTCCGTATACTTCATGATGTTGCCTTTGTGCACGATCGTCACGGATGGCTTGTCGTTGTCGATCGCATACTGGATGGCCTTGCGCACCAGGCGCTCCGTGCCTTCGATGGAGACGGGCTTGATGCCCAGGCCGGACGTGGCCGGAAAGCGGATCTTGGTCACGCCCATCTCATTGATGAGGAAATCCATCAGTTTCTTGGCTTCGGCCGAGCCTTGCTGGTATTCGATGCCGGCGTAGATGTCTTCCGAGTTTTCGCGGAAAATCACCATGTCGGTCTTTTCCGGCTCTTTCACGGGCGATGGCACGCCCGTAAAATAGCGCACGGGACGCAGGCAGACATATAAATCGAGCTGCTGACGCAGGGCCACGTTCAGCGAGCGGATGCCGCCGCCGACGGGCGTGGTCAGCGGGCCCTTGATGGAGACCACGTAATCTTTCAGGACTTCCAACGTTTCTTCCGGCAGCCACACGTCGGGGCCGTACACATTCGTCGATTTTTCGCCCGCATAGATTTCCATCCAGCTGATCTTGCGCGCGCCGCCGTAGGCCTTGGCCACGGCAGCGTCGATCACCTTGATCATGACCGGGCTGATATCGATGCCCGTGCCATCGCCTTCAATGAAGGGAACGATGGGATTATCTGGTACATTCAGCGAAAAATCGGCGTTGACGGTGATTTTTTGGCCGTCAGCAGGTACAGTGATATGTTGATACATCGTGATCTCCGAAGTGGGACACACCGCTGGCGGGCAACACAGGCCGGCGACGCGCTCTGCGGTTGCAGAGTTTACAAAAACAAGCCCGAACATGGCGACAACAACGCACTTTAGCAGGGAAAGAACACCCGGGCCATCTGCTGCGCCAAAGAACCTTATCGTCACACCGCCTCAAGTCTTCTATAAGACATAAGACCAGCGTTTCACATTATGCACCAGTATCTTACAGGGCGCCACGCTTTTGCGGCGCCAACCAGCAGCCACCATCATTTGCATCAATTCCATTACCAGCATGCCACTCATCCTCTTCAATAAACCATTCCAGGTCCTGTGCCAGTTTTCGCCGCAGGATGGCCGCGCCACTCTGGCCGACCATCTCAGCATCCCCGGCATCTACCCGGCCGGCCGGCTCGACGCCGACAGCGAAGGCTTGCTGCTGCTGACGGACGACGGCCGCCTGCAGCACGAGATCAGCCACCCGGACCGCAAGGAAGCGAAAACCTACCTGGTGCAGGTCGACGGCGTGCCCGATGCGGCCAGTCTGGCGCGCCTGCAGGCGCCGCTGGACCTGGGCGACTTCATCACCAAGCCGTGCAAGGCCGTGCGCATTGCCGAGCCGGACTGGCTGTGGCCCCGCAATCCCCCCATCCGCGCGCGTGCCGACAAACCCACCTCGTGGCTGGCGATCACCCTCAAGGAAGGAAAAAACCGGCAAGTGCGGCGCATGACAGCCGCCGTCGGCCTGCCCACCCTGCGCCTGGTGCGCAGCGCCATCGGCCCGTTCTCGCTGGCCAGCCACCCCCTCCTGCCCGGCGAATGGTGCGAAGTGCCGGCCGAGAACATTGGAAAAGCGTGAACTGGACAAGAAAAAACCACTTGGGCGCCAAATTTTGCCAAGATGCACTATTTATTTTTAGATAATGCATTAAAATCATCTGACCTTAACATGACTGAAAAGGAAAGATGATGACAAAAGTAATACTGGCCCTGGCCGCTTCCCTGCTTGCTGGCGCCGCACTCGCGCAATCGGGCGCCAAGGTGCACGCTTCCGCCGCTACCGATGCCGTCAAGCCGCCACCCGCATCGGCTGCCAGCCATGCCTCGGCCGCCACCGACGCCGTCAAGCCGGTACCACCGGCGTCAGCCTCCGTCAACGCTTCGGCCGCCACGGATGCGGCGCGTGCCGGTGCCTCGACCAAGGCCTCGGCCGCAACCGATGCGCCGCGCCTGATTCCCCAGGCACACAAAACGAAGCAGCCAGCCGCTGAAGCAGGCAAGCCCGTGAAATAAACGCAGTTCCCGGGGTTACTGCAGCAAGCATGTTGCTGTAACCCCACGCTTTCGGTACGGCCAGGCAGCACGCTTGACCGGGCAGCCGCCTGCATGGCTTAATCGCCGCTTCGCAGCCACCGTTCCGCCCCATGAAAAATCCCCTACGCCATCTCAGCCTGTCCATCGCCCTGCTGGCGTGCGCCAGCATTGCCCAAGCGCAAACACCGCAAGGCAAGAGTTTGCAACTGTCGGCTGGCATGCATTTGATTCAGGCGGAAGTGGCCGCCACGGAAGAGCAGCGCGAACAGGGTTTGATGTACCGTGAAAAGATGCCGGCCAACGCGGGCATGCTGTTCGTCTTTGGCAACCCATCGACGCAATGCATGTGGATGAAGAACACGCCGCTGCCCCTGTCGGTGGCTTTTATCGATGCCAGCGGCAAGATCGTCAATATCGAAGACATGCAGCCACACACGCTCGACAGCCATTGCTCGACCAGGACCGTGCCCGTGCGCTATGCGCTGGAAATGAACCTGGGCTGGTTCAAGCAAAAGAACATCAAGCCAGGCATGAACATCGGCAACCTGCCGGTGGCGCGCTAGGCCGTGGCCGCTGTCCAGCGTGGACACGGCCGAAAAGAAAACGAAAAAAACGCGAAAAAACCCGCCAGAATGAATCTGCGGGTTTTTGCTTTTCAACCAGTGCCAGCGTACCGGCACAGGCAAGGCCACCGTGGTGGCTTGCCTGCTGGCGAATATTAAGCGGACAGTGCTTTCAAAGCAGCTGCCAGACGGCTCTTATGGCGAGCTGCCTTGTTTTTGTGGATGATCTTCTTGTCAGCGATACGGTCGATGGTCGACACGGATGCTTGGAAGATTGCAGCAGCAGCTGCCTTGTCGCCGCCCTGGATCGCTTTGCGAGCAGCTTTGATAGCCGTGCGCAAGGTCGAACGTTGGGACGAATTGTGTGCGTTTTGCTTAACTGCTTGACGAGCGCGTTTGCGCGCTTGTGCGGTATTTGCCATGGAATTTCCTAAAACAGGGTCAAAGTGCGTTTGCAAACATTAGTGTTTGCCAACCGGTGCGTTCTGTGCGTCTGCCGAACCATGTGTGCCAAACCAGTGCCTGTCAAACATTAGTGTCTGCGTAACAGAATTCTGTACAGCCTTCGATTATAGCGATATTTTCAAGCGGGGGCAAATCAAAAAACCGTGTGTGACGCCAAAAACACCTGAAAATGGGGATGCAAAGGGCGAATCGGCAGCGAAGCAGCAGCATTTGTTACCATATTTTAAGCGTTTAACGGTACCCCGCCCGGCTATAATCTGCCCCCATGAACTTGCTTAAAACCCTCGCCGCCATTTCCAGCATGACCATGCTGTCCCGTGTAACCGGATTATTGCGCGAAAGCCTGTTCGCGCGCGCCTTTGGCGCCGGCGCCTACACCGACGCCTTCATTGTTGCCTTCCGCATCCCCAACCTGTTGCGCCGCCTGTTTGCCGAGAGGGGCCTTCTCGCAAGCCTTCGTGCCGATCTTGTCTGAATACAAGAACCAGCATGGCCAGGAAGCCAGCAAGCAATTGGCCGACCATGTGGCCACCACCCTCGTCTGGGCTACTTTGCTCGTATCCGCCATCGGCATCGTCGGCGCGCCATGGTTCGTCTACGCCATCGCCACGGGCCTGTCCAAGGACCCGGGTGCTTTTGACGCGGCCGTGTGGATGACGCGTCTGATGTTCCCTTATATTACTTGCATGTCCTTCGTGGCCCTGGCCGGCGGCATTTTGAATACCTGGCGCGAATTCAAGATTCCCGCATTTACGCCGGTGCTGCTGAACCTGTCGTTCATCGCCGCCTCGCTGTTCCTCGCACCGCACTTGAAACAGCCGATCTACGCCATGGCCATTGCCGTGTTCGCCGGCGGCCTGCTGCAAGTAGCCATCCAGATTCCCGCGCTGATCAAGATCGGCATGCTGCCGCGCCTGTCGATCAACCCCGCCATCGGCTTGTCCGACGGCGGCGTGCGCCGCGTGCTGAAAAAGATGGGGCCGGCCGTGTTCGCCGTTTCGGCAGCGCAGATCAGCCTGATGATCAATACCAGCATCGCGTCGCGCCTGGCCGAAGGCAGCATTTCCTGGCTGTCGTATGCGGACCGACTGATGGAGTTTCCCACCGCCATGCTGGGCGTGGCCCTGGGCACCATCTTGCTGCCCAGCCTGTCGAAGGCAAACGTCGATGGCGACAAGACGGAATACTCGGCCCTGCTGGACTGGGGCTTGCGCCTGACTTTCCTGCTGGCCCTGCCCGCCGCCGTCGGCATGGCAACCCTGGCCACGCCGCTGATCGCCACGCTCTTTCACTACGGCAAGTTCACGGCCGAATCCGTGACCATGTCGACAGAGCCGCTGGTGGCCTACAGCCTGGGTTTGATCGGCATCATTTTGGTAAAAACCCTGGCGCCCGCGTTTTATGCGCGCCAGGATATCCGCACGCCCGTGAAAATCGCCATCGGCGTGCTGATCGCCACGCAGTTGATGAATCTGCTGTTCGTGCCGTATATCGCCGTGGCCGGTCTGGCCCTGTCGATCGGCCTGGGCGCCTGCCTGAACGCCACGTTTCTCTACTGGGGCTTGCGCAAGCGCGGCATCTACCAGCCGAAACCGGGCTGGGCCAAGTTCTTCCTGCGCCTGCTACCGGCACTCATCGTGATGGGTGGCGTGGCCTATTTTGGCGCCATGCGCATCGACTGGATCGCTATGCAAGCCCATCCGCTGTTGCGGGCCGGCGCGCTGGCCTTGGTCGTGGCCTTGTGCGGCGTGGCGTACTTTGCGACGCTATTTGCAGTAGGCTTCCGCTTCCGCGACTTCAAGCGCCACGCATGACAACATGCGCAGGACGTTGTTGCCTGCGTCTCGCCGTACTAGCGTACTGTCGTCGACTTGGCGCCTAGCCCTGCGCATGTTGTCGCAATCGCGCAATGATCCTGGCTACACGTATGTAGCAGAAAAAAAAACCCGCCTCGGCGGGTTTTGACATTCTGGCTAACGAAAATCAAACAGCTTTGCGGGCGCGGCGACGTGCGGCGAAGCCGACCAGTGCCAGGCCGCCCAGCAGCATGCCATAGGTTTCAGGTTCCGGCACCGGCAAGGCCGATACCGTGCCCACGTACTGGCCATTCTGCAAACCGGTCAAGCCCGAAACGTGCACCTCATAGGTGCCTGCCCCCAAGGAACCAGCCCAGCTCAGGCTTTGGATGCCGGCCACCGACGTCAGGGTCAGGTCGCCATAGCCCACCAGGGTAGCGGCGAAATTGCTGATCGCGCCTTCGGCAACGGAAAACGTTTGCAATGCGCCAAACGACGCCGACGATGGGGTCAACAGTTTAAAGGTCCACAAATCGTCGACCACCGAATTGGCGGCGAAATTGGTGGTGATCGATGCCCGCGTATCGAAGCCGCTCGGATCCAGGATACCCAGATTGTAGGTGGCCGCCGATGCGCTGAACGATGCTGCAGCCAAAATGCCTGCCGCGATAAATTTCAATTTCATAAATTATCCCTTAAAAGTAATTTATGGCCGCCAGGTGGGTCAGCCATCGCTTTAGTACTGAAAGTACCAGCCACAATGGTAGCATAAAGGCATTAAATTAATTGTAATTATTTTATTGAAATTGCATTTAGAATAATTATTTCCACCATGAAATGGTTGCATGCATAAGGAAATTTCCTAATGAAAATAGTTCTCTCTATATCGTTTTACCATCGACTTATGGTTACGGCGGATTGGGGGCCTCCTGCTGCACGCCTGTCCCTTCCTCCGGCTCCACCGCCTCGGGCGCCGATGGTTCGGGCGCTGGCGCAGCAGGATGCGGCGGCGGAAACAACGTTGACGGTGCGGCGGAGGGCGGCGCGACGGCGTCTGCCGGCACCAGGGCCAGTCCCGCCGGCGGCACGGGTCCACCGGTGACAAACTGCCACTCGGACAGGTGCGACTTGCCTTCGAACCCCGTGAAGCGGGCTTCGAAATTGCCCACTTTTAAAGGCTTGGACGACGACAGGCTATGCACACCGATGATGCCCTGGCTGCCGGGCTGGTACAGCAAGCCCCACTCGGCGCGTCCCGTGATGGGGTCCACATACAGCTTGCGCAAATGGCGGCGCACCTGCGGAAAGCGGGGGTCGCGCAGCAAGGCGGCCAAGGTTGGCGGATGCTGCGGCTGGCCAGCTGGCGTGGCGCCCGCATAGCTCTGCAGCGCATCGACAAACTGCGCGCCGATGTCGAGCAATTCCTGCTCGGCAGCCTGGCGCTGCAGCAAGGAGCCCATCTTCAGCCCGGCCGCGCCCACGAGGCCCAGGATGGCCACCAGGATGATCAGCCCCAGGTAAGTAAAACCGCGCTGGCGGCGCGCAGAACGGTGCATGGCCGCTACCAGTCGGCGAACGGCGTGCCGCTGCGGTCCTTGCCAGGCGCGCCGCTTTTCACGTCATACACCAGGCCCGGCGTATCGTCGGGCGGCGGCACGATGACCCAGCTGGCGTCGCTGTCCGTGATGGGATCGATGGGCATGGCGCGCAGGTATTTCTTTTCCACCAGTTGCTCGATGGAATCGGGATAACGGCCCGTATCGCCGTGGAACTGGTCAATGGTCGTGCGCAGGTTGCGCAAGTTATCTGCCAACACGGTTTCCTTCGCCTTGTCGAGGCTGGGAAAGTAACGGGGCACGGCCAGGGTCAGCAGCAGCGCCACGATGCCGAGCACCACCAGCAATTCGATCAGGGTGAAGCCGCGCGCGCGGGCAGGAAGGATTTCAGCAGCCATGGTTCACCATAGACGGTAAGGCAAGTTGTTCAAGCCAGTCTTGCCGGACGTGCAATACACATCGTAGACATCGTCACCCTCGCGCGGTTCGGCCGCTTCGCTGGCGTAGCTGCGCTTGCCCCACGTTTGCGCATCGTTCAGGCCCGCGTCCGCGTTGAACGGGTCGCGCGGCACGCGGCGCAGGAAAAACAGCTTGCTGCGCTTAGGGTTGCGCTGGTCCGGCACGCCTTCGACCAGCAGTTCCAGGCTTTTCGGGTAGCCGCTGGCATCGGGCGCGCGCAGGATGCGGCCCTCGTCGCCGGCCCGTTTATAGGCGTCGAGCCCCTGGCGGATCTCGCGCAGCGCGCGCCGCAATTCCTGCTCCTGGCGCCGCTGCGCCGTCACCTGCGTGACGGGGATCACCAGGGTGGCCAGCACGCCCAGGATCGCCAGGGTCACCAGCAGCTCGATCAGGGTGAAGCCCCCTGCCCACGCACCAGTCTCATTTGGCGGGCGGCGGCGCCACCGGCACCGGCTGGCTCGATGACAGCGGCAGGGGCGCCGCCTGCAGCGGCACGGGCTGGCCAGCCGATATCGGCAAAGGCGACGCGGCCGGCTCGGGCGACGGCGCCACTTCCGGCGCCGGCACCGTTTGCGGCAGTGTCTGCGGCAAGGTCGATGGCACCTGGCCCGGCGCCATCAGCGGCTGCGCCGGCGCAGGCTGCATGCCGACGGCGGACGGGCCGGAACGCACGATCACCGTACCCGGCATCTGCGTGGGCGCCTTGGCCGCCATGTCGGGACGGCGGCGGAAGCTGCCTTCCGTTCCGGCAGAGAATTCCGACTCCTTCGCTTCCGGGCGCTGCACCGTGCGCACCAGGTGCGGCGTAATCGACAACACGATTTCCGTCTTCTGGCTGTCGTCCTTGCTGCTGCCGAACAGGCGTCCCAGCACGGGTATGTCGCCCAGGCCAGGCACCTTGTTGCCCGAGCTGCGCTCCTCATTGTTGATCAGGCCAGCCAGCACCTGGTTTTCTCCATCCTTCAACTGCAGCATGGTCGACGCCTGGCGCGTGCCGATCTGGTACAGGGTCGAGCCACTCCTGGTGATGGTGGCCGCCCCCAGGTTGCTCACTTCGAGCGAGATGCGGATGCCCACTTCATTATTCAAATAGATGGTCGGCTCGGCGTTCACCGTCAGGCCCACGTCCAGGTAGCTGATCGACTCGGAAGCAAAGCCGCCCGTGCCCGGCGAAATGGTGGTGGTCACCACGGGCACCCTGTCGCCGATGACGAACTTCGCCTTTTCCCGGTTGCGCACGCGGATGCGCGGGTTGGCCAGGATGTTCGCGTCGCCGTCCGTCTTGTTGACATTCGCCGTCACGGACAGGTCGCTCACGCCGATGCTGCGCTGGTTCAGCTTATTCAGGTCACTGATGGTCAGGCCTATCCCGCCCGAGGTGGAAAGCGGCGTGAGGGTCAGGCTCGATGGCCAGGCCACGCCCAGTTCCAGCAGGCGGCTGCGCTTGACTTCGAGGATTTCCAGTTCCAGCACCACTTCCGCCTCGGGCACGTCCTGCAGCCCGATCAGGCGCTCGGCCAGGCGGATCGCCTCCGGCGTGTCGCGCACGATGACGAGGTTGAGCTTTTCATCGGCCACCACGTCACGCGTCTTCAAAATGGTCTTGAGCGTGTTGGCGACCTGCTTGGCGTCCGCGTTCGCCAGGAAGAAGGTTTTCACCAGCACTTCCTGGTATTCCTTCAGCTTGGCCGCCACGTTCGGGTAGATCAGAATCGTGTTCGCATCCATCACCTGCTGCTCCAGCTGGTTCGTCACCAGCAGGAAGTAGACGGCCGATTCCACCGTGCTGTTTTTCAGGAAGATCGAGGTTTTCGCGTCCGCCTTGACGTCCTTGTCAAAGACAAAATTGAGGCCGGAGCGGCGCGCGATCAGCTCGAACACCTGTTTTAACGGCGCGTCGCGAAACTCGATGGTGATCGGCTGCTTGTACGATTTGGCCAGACCCGATTCGACCACAGGCGGCGCCGTCTTCTCGTCGACTTCGCGCAGCAGCGCGCGCGCGCCGGCATGGTTCGGCTGCTCGGTGAGGATGGCGGTCAGGCGCTGGCGCGCCGGATCATAGCGCTTGGCCTCGATATCTTTCTGCGCTTCGGCCAGCAGCTTGGCCTGGCGCTGCTCGCGTTCAAGCGCGCGCAAGCCGCTGATGGCCCGCTCATTCTGCGCATCGATTTCCAGCACACTCATGAAGGAGGCGCGCGCCAGCTCGCCCTGCCCCGTCTGCGCCTGGCGCTCGGCTTGCTGCAAACGGCTGCCAGTCGCCCGTTCGCGCGCCTGCAGATAGGCGCTGCGGTACTGCGCATTACCGGGGTCCTGCTGCAGCGCTTCCTGCAGCTTTTGCAGGCCGGCCGGGATTTGATCTTGCGCAAGCAGCTCGCGCCCGTCGCGGTAAGCCTGCTGCCCGGCGCAGCCTGACAGCACCAGCAGCAGCGCCAGCAACGACGCCGATGAAAAGGAACGAGACATCAGTCGAGTACTCCAATGTTGAGCTGCTGAACCTGGTTCAACGGCAGATAAGTGAGCGTCATGACGGGCGGCGCGATCGTCACGACCTTGTAGGCGCCATCGATGACGGTATTGGCGCGCACGATATACGTCTTGTCGGCGCGCGACAAAAACACTTCCCAGGCGCCATCGGCGGCCGCCTTGCCCAGGTAGACGAAGGGCAGCGGCGGCGCCATCGGCGGAGGTGGCGGCGGCGCGGCCGTCAGCGCCATTTTCGGCGGCGGCGGATTCCAGTTCTGGCTCTGGAAGACGCCATCGGCGCCGCCAAAGGTTTCGCCCTCCTCGCCCGCCACCTCGCTGCGCGGCAGCAGGACCAGGATGGCCGGCTGCGCGGATGGCTGCTTGACGGCCGCATGGCGTGCGGGCGCGACGGCCCGCTCGACCGCTTCGGCCACCTCTGCCACGGGCTGGCGCTCGCCCCACAACAGCAAGGCACCCGCGCCCAGCACGCCGGCCAGCATGAGACTATGGCGCGGGGTCATGGTGCCTCTCCCGCGTTGCCGGACAAGCCGTCGGTCAAATAAAAGGTCAGGCGCAAGCGCGCTTCGAGTTGCGTATCGGCGATCTGCTCGCGGCGAAAACTCAGTTCGTCGAGCGAGGCGAAGGGGGCGGCGCGCAGCGCCTGCAGCGCGAACTGCCACACGGCCGCATAACTGCCCTTCAGCGGCAAGGTCACCTGCCAGGTGGCGACCCTGCTGGCCTTGTCGTAACCGCTCTTGTATTCACCTTGCACCAGCAGCAAACCGTTTTTCGCGGCCAGGTCGAACAACTGCTTGACCTGTTGCTCCGCGTGACGCTGCGGTCCCAGGGCGGCATAAAAGCGCGCCAGGTTCTCGCTGGCCGTCGCCCCTGGCGCCGCGGCCGCCACTGCCAGCGATGGCACGGGCAAGGGCCGCGCTTCCAGCTGCGCCGCCACGGCCCGCTGCTGCCAGGCCCAGACCCAGGCGGCCGCGCCAAGCGCGAGCAGGGCCACGGCCAGGCAGGCAGGCGCGCCCAGGCGGCGCAACAGCAGTTGCGCGCGCAGGCGCAAGAGGCTGATGTCGATGGACATCATGGCGTGCCCCAGCGCGCTTCAAGCTGGAAGCGCAAGGGTTTGTTCGGATCGAGCGCGTT
It encodes the following:
- a CDS encoding type II secretion system protein — translated: MHRSARRQRGFTYLGLIILVAILGLVGAAGLKMGSLLQRQAAEQELLDIGAQFVDALQSYAGATPAGQPQHPPTLAALLRDPRFPQVRRHLRKLYVDPITGRAEWGLLYQPGSQGIIGVHSLSSSKPLKVGNFEARFTGFEGKSHLSEWQFVTGGPVPPAGLALVPADAVAPPSAAPSTLFPPPHPAAPAPEPSAPEAVEPEEGTGVQQEAPNPP
- a CDS encoding prepilin-type N-terminal cleavage/methylation domain-containing protein, with translation MAAEILPARARGFTLIELLVVLGIVALLLTLAVPRYFPSLDKAKETVLADNLRNLRTTIDQFHGDTGRYPDSIEQLVEKKYLRAMPIDPITDSDASWVIVPPPDDTPGLVYDVKSGAPGKDRSGTPFADW
- a CDS encoding secretin N-terminal domain-containing protein, with product MSRSFSSASLLALLLVLSGCAGQQAYRDGRELLAQDQIPAGLQKLQEALQQDPGNAQYRSAYLQARERATGSRLQQAERQAQTGQGELARASFMSVLEIDAQNERAISGLRALEREQRQAKLLAEAQKDIEAKRYDPARQRLTAILTEQPNHAGARALLREVDEKTAPPVVESGLAKSYKQPITIEFRDAPLKQVFELIARRSGLNFVFDKDVKADAKTSIFLKNSTVESAVYFLLVTNQLEQQVMDANTILIYPNVAAKLKEYQEVLVKTFFLANADAKQVANTLKTILKTRDVVADEKLNLVIVRDTPEAIRLAERLIGLQDVPEAEVVLELEILEVKRSRLLELGVAWPSSLTLTPLSTSGGIGLTISDLNKLNQRSIGVSDLSVTANVNKTDGDANILANPRIRVRNREKAKFVIGDRVPVVTTTISPGTGGFASESISYLDVGLTVNAEPTIYLNNEVGIRISLEVSNLGAATITRSGSTLYQIGTRQASTMLQLKDGENQVLAGLINNEERSSGNKVPGLGDIPVLGRLFGSSKDDSQKTEIVLSITPHLVRTVQRPEAKESEFSAGTEGSFRRRPDMAAKAPTQMPGTVIVRSGPSAVGMQPAPAQPLMAPGQVPSTLPQTLPQTVPAPEVAPSPEPAASPLPISAGQPVPLQAAPLPLSSSQPVPVAPPPAK